In a genomic window of Gloeothece verrucosa PCC 7822:
- a CDS encoding IS4/Tn5 family transposase DNA-binding protein, producing MNNWVTEELKTADLGDKRLNKRLSVIVEGLASKPDKTIPQTFFLLGFFFAPFYDI from the coding sequence ATGAATAACTGGGTAACGGAAGAACTAAAAACGGCAGATTTGGGAGATAAAAGATTAAATAAAAGGCTGAGTGTCATTGTAGAAGGCTTGGCTTCAAAACCTGACAAGACCATACCCCAAACTTTTTTTCTTTTAGGTTTTTTCTTTGCCCCATTTTATGACATTTAA
- a CDS encoding CheR family methyltransferase codes for MNPPEVNLEFEALLNYLKDSRGCDLTAYKRSTLIRRFQYRMQSINIDNYQNYLQYLQQHPQEYSALLDDVLINFTSFFRDPEAWDYLAKAIIPKILKSKHTDEPIRVWSAGCAAGQEIYSLTILLAEVLGTDECLKRVQVYATDIDEVALTQAREGIYSEQQMIGLSANLIEKYFKPIEGNYVFDRTLRHKIIFGKHDLAKNAPISKIDLLVCRNVLMYFYSETQSSILVRFHFALKNTGFLLLGQTDILTQHREIFTPINLKLRIYAKGLNLEVEHVLSLNPKSSKKPTLARFTTDQSFWKTIFETSPVAQLCVDFKGYLIAANERANILFGLTLDDLNRSFLELEPGKLLDSHASGKSLYHKRRRATLKNIEWRTSSSTRHFDVESVPLFNSEKKFLGITLTFFEKSLSK; via the coding sequence ATGAATCCGCCCGAAGTCAATTTGGAATTTGAAGCGTTATTAAACTACCTTAAAGACAGCCGAGGTTGTGACTTGACCGCTTATAAACGCTCGACTTTAATACGGCGATTTCAGTACCGGATGCAAAGTATCAATATTGATAACTATCAAAATTATTTACAGTATTTGCAACAGCATCCCCAAGAATACTCTGCTCTTTTAGATGATGTTCTAATTAACTTCACCAGTTTTTTCCGCGATCCCGAAGCTTGGGATTATCTCGCCAAAGCCATCATTCCAAAAATCCTGAAAAGTAAGCACACAGATGAACCTATTCGCGTCTGGAGCGCAGGTTGTGCAGCCGGGCAGGAAATTTACAGCCTTACGATTTTACTGGCAGAAGTATTAGGTACCGATGAGTGCCTAAAACGAGTACAGGTTTATGCAACTGATATAGATGAAGTCGCACTAACACAGGCACGAGAGGGCATTTACAGTGAGCAACAAATGATAGGCCTCTCTGCGAATCTGATTGAAAAATACTTTAAACCCATTGAAGGAAATTACGTCTTTGACCGAACCCTTCGTCATAAAATTATCTTTGGTAAGCATGACCTAGCTAAAAATGCTCCTATCTCAAAAATTGATCTATTGGTTTGCCGCAATGTGCTTATGTATTTCTACTCAGAAACTCAAAGTTCTATCTTAGTTCGCTTTCACTTTGCGCTAAAAAACACGGGCTTCCTCTTATTAGGTCAAACAGATATACTAACTCAGCACAGAGAAATTTTTACACCTATCAATTTAAAGCTACGAATTTATGCTAAAGGGTTAAATCTAGAAGTAGAGCATGTTTTATCTCTCAACCCCAAATCTTCTAAAAAACCAACTCTAGCTCGGTTCACAACCGACCAATCCTTCTGGAAAACGATATTTGAAACCAGCCCGGTTGCCCAGTTATGCGTAGATTTCAAGGGTTACTTAATTGCTGCTAATGAGAGGGCGAATATTTTATTTGGATTAACGCTCGACGATCTGAATCGTTCTTTTCTTGAACTTGAACCAGGAAAGTTACTCGACTCTCACGCTTCGGGGAAAAGCCTCTACCACAAGCGTCGTCGAGCGACGTTGAAAAATATTGAGTGGCGCACTTCGAGCAGCACAAGACATTTTGATGTTGAGAGCGTACCTCTTTTTAACTCTGAAAAAAAATTTTTAGGTATTACATTAACATTCTTTGAAAAGTCTTTATCAAAGTGA
- a CDS encoding ATP-binding protein, translated as MQRPQAQTVTLDDIIITRELQMRSPRAPNWQAQAEGMQLLAQQMARDSEYLMQTLVDLALSLCKAGTAGLSLLETTSEGEEIFRWTVLAGTLAHHVGGSTPRNYSSCGVCLEQGSPVLFSHPERYFTYFQEANIPIVERLVLPLVADRHVFGTIWIISQDEPRHFDLEDVRVMTSLADFTATALLLQQRQKRELLVANAALEAEARSRALISNLPGGAAFVVDQNLRYMLAEGEALETAGFKPEDFVGHTIFEVLSSELVASYEPMYRQALAGKPFEYEHSSHDRTYISRGTPIRAENGEIYGALAVSYDITERKRTEATLRENEEKYRALFVSMDEAYAVVEVLADDNGQWNDFLFLEVNPAFVKQTGMEYPVGRKATELLGTPNPKWAQVYGRVAETGEPIRFEESEATLNRVFDLYVFRLGPDGSRRVAVLFTDISDHKRREANAAFLAEIAQDFSRLSSADEIMRAVGAKVGAYLNISNCLFAEINERQNQASIEYTWHTSDTPDVTGVYRLSEFITEEFRQAARSGETIIIRDTQTDPRTDSDRYAALKIHAYVTVPFHREGEWKYLFTVNDSVARNWREDEIELIREVTNRTFPRLERAYAEQALRESEAKYRSLFNSIDEGFCIFEMLYNDAGEAIDFRYIETNLGFERQSGRRPQPGQTMQELFPEAEDMWLKDYAEVARTGQPKRFIDFHEDLDRWFDVFVFPTSNNKNQLAALFSDVTDEKRSEAALRESQERLQKALSIETVGVLFFMLDGQITDANDTFLRMSGYNRDEARHIAHWKDLTPPEFWDVTSAAAEELATLGKTAPYEKQHIRKDGSRWWGLFSPTRLKGSGRNAECVEFVIDISDRKRAEETLRESKERQAFLLQLSDAIRPLTDPVEIMATVSETVRHYYKVARCGYSEVSPPYDHLVVARDCTNGIMQNLQGAWPLVSFGDDLIRQYRSGQTVVVEDAFEDARSKGKEADLESAGNIRSSISVQLIKQGNWVASFYVQDTVRRSWTGNEVNLMEEIAERTWSALERARTEAALRESEEKYRSLFESINDGFALLEVLYDDDDKPLDCRFLEVSPSFETQTGLTQVQGKTLRELIPSVESGWFEHYHQALVTNALVHFEMWQDYLKTWFEVDVFPYGNPQDRKVTIVFQNINEHKQAEAERLQLIQEQAAREQERQRAETLAELDRVKTLFFSNVSHEFRTPLTLSLAPLQDILSDPTHPLDPVQGERLELVHRNNLRLLKLVNTLLDFSRIEAGRIEAVYEPTDLAMFTTELTSVFRSAIERADLQLIVDCPPLPEPVFVDRQMWEKIVLNLLSNAFKFTFKGEIRVSLANNNDNCAILQIQDTGTGIAPEHLPHLFERFYQVRGIQARTHEGSGIGLALVYELVRLHSGSIEVNSTLGEGTCFTISLPFGTEHLPSDRLLDESDDQPVRPLASTTIDSVAYRLEAERWLPKDTNEEQDLECSQEVSLTPSSFLVLLVDDNADMRKYLTRILSEHFQVEAVADGKTALAVAIEQVPDLILSDVMMPRLDGVELLQALRSDPRTKEVPFILLSARAGEESIIKGLEAGADDYLIKPFSAQELVSRVNAHLQMAKLRGEALDHERMISRRKDELLSTVSHELNTPLVAILGWTRLLRGTPPSQPMLTKALETIERNAALQAKLIQDLLDISRINADKLLLSLEPVEIGSLIDIAISTVAPLASTKGIDLIWHKTNEDGDASSVVVKGDPERLVQVMGNLLTNAIKFTPPSGRVSVELSVMRDDNFADGGYAKISVIDTGIGIAAEFLPYVFERFRQGEGTNGVKGLGLGLAISRHLIQLHQGSIYVQSQGIGKGATFVIELPINQK; from the coding sequence ATGCAACGACCTCAAGCTCAAACCGTCACCCTAGACGATATTATAATTACAAGGGAGCTTCAGATGAGATCGCCCCGTGCCCCCAATTGGCAGGCTCAGGCGGAGGGGATGCAACTCCTGGCCCAACAGATGGCGAGGGATTCAGAATATTTGATGCAAACCTTGGTGGATCTTGCTCTTTCGTTATGTAAGGCGGGGACAGCCGGACTAAGCTTGCTGGAAACCACATCTGAAGGAGAAGAGATTTTTCGCTGGACTGTTTTAGCCGGAACCTTAGCACATCATGTTGGGGGCAGTACCCCCCGCAATTATAGCTCTTGTGGCGTTTGTCTTGAACAGGGTTCTCCTGTTTTATTTTCCCACCCAGAACGCTATTTTACCTACTTTCAAGAAGCAAACATACCCATTGTAGAAAGGTTAGTGTTGCCTTTGGTTGCTGATCGCCACGTCTTCGGCACGATCTGGATCATATCGCAGGATGAGCCACGACACTTTGATTTAGAAGATGTGCGGGTTATGACGAGTCTAGCAGACTTTACAGCTACTGCTTTGCTATTGCAGCAGCGTCAAAAGAGAGAATTGCTGGTGGCTAATGCGGCGTTGGAGGCAGAAGCGCGATCACGTGCTTTAATTTCGAATCTTCCGGGAGGGGCGGCGTTTGTGGTCGATCAAAATCTGCGCTATATGCTGGCAGAAGGAGAAGCATTGGAGACTGCCGGATTTAAACCAGAAGATTTCGTCGGACATACAATCTTCGAAGTGCTGTCGTCCGAATTAGTGGCAAGTTACGAGCCGATGTACCGTCAAGCACTCGCAGGTAAACCCTTTGAGTATGAGCATTCTTCCCATGATCGCACCTACATATCACGGGGAACACCGATTAGGGCTGAAAATGGGGAAATCTATGGGGCGCTTGCGGTTTCTTACGACATTACCGAACGCAAGCGGACAGAAGCCACCCTGCGGGAGAACGAAGAAAAGTATCGAGCGCTCTTTGTGTCAATGGATGAGGCCTATGCAGTTGTCGAAGTTCTGGCAGACGACAATGGCCAGTGGAATGACTTTCTGTTTTTGGAAGTCAATCCCGCTTTTGTGAAGCAGACCGGTATGGAGTATCCGGTCGGACGCAAAGCCACAGAACTTCTGGGAACACCGAATCCCAAATGGGCACAGGTTTATGGGCGTGTCGCCGAAACCGGTGAACCGATTCGGTTTGAAGAAAGCGAAGCCACCTTAAATCGCGTTTTTGACCTGTATGTTTTCCGTTTGGGCCCAGACGGCAGCCGCCGCGTGGCCGTTCTGTTCACAGATATCAGCGATCACAAACGCCGCGAAGCGAATGCTGCTTTCTTAGCCGAAATTGCCCAAGACTTTTCCCGTCTTTCGTCCGCCGATGAGATTATGCGTGCAGTCGGGGCAAAAGTAGGCGCTTACCTCAACATTTCTAATTGTCTCTTCGCAGAAATTAACGAAAGACAAAATCAAGCGAGCATCGAATACACCTGGCATACCTCCGATACACCAGACGTAACAGGTGTTTATCGGCTCTCCGAGTTTATCACCGAAGAATTTCGACAGGCGGCACGGTCTGGAGAAACCATTATCATCCGCGATACACAGACTGATCCTCGCACAGATAGCGATCGCTATGCCGCCCTCAAGATTCATGCCTATGTCACTGTTCCCTTTCATCGGGAGGGCGAATGGAAATATTTATTCACGGTGAATGATTCTGTTGCCCGCAATTGGCGTGAAGATGAAATTGAGTTAATCCGCGAGGTGACAAACCGCACATTTCCCCGTCTCGAACGTGCTTACGCCGAACAAGCCCTGCGGGAATCGGAAGCCAAATATCGCTCGCTGTTCAACTCGATCGACGAAGGTTTCTGTATCTTTGAAATGCTCTACAACGATGCAGGCGAGGCGATCGATTTCCGCTACATCGAGACTAATTTAGGCTTTGAGCGGCAGAGTGGGCGCAGACCGCAACCAGGGCAAACAATGCAGGAACTCTTCCCAGAAGCGGAGGATATGTGGCTGAAGGACTACGCGGAGGTTGCACGCACCGGACAGCCGAAGCGGTTCATCGACTTCCACGAAGACCTCGATCGTTGGTTCGATGTCTTTGTCTTTCCTACAAGCAATAACAAAAACCAACTCGCGGCACTTTTTAGCGATGTCACGGATGAGAAGCGCTCCGAAGCCGCGTTACGCGAGAGCCAAGAGCGACTACAAAAAGCACTTTCTATCGAAACCGTCGGGGTTCTGTTTTTCATGCTCGATGGGCAGATCACCGATGCAAACGATACCTTCTTAAGAATGAGCGGTTACAACCGGGATGAAGCTCGCCATATCGCACACTGGAAAGATTTGACCCCTCCTGAATTTTGGGACGTGACGAGTGCTGCGGCTGAGGAACTGGCAACCCTGGGAAAAACTGCACCTTACGAGAAGCAGCATATTCGCAAAGATGGTTCTCGCTGGTGGGGGCTATTTTCACCGACGCGACTCAAGGGTAGCGGGCGCAATGCCGAATGCGTCGAATTTGTCATTGACATTAGCGATCGCAAGCGTGCCGAAGAAACCTTACGCGAGAGTAAGGAGCGACAGGCGTTTCTGTTGCAACTCAGCGATGCTATCAGGCCGTTAACCGATCCGGTTGAAATCATGGCTACGGTTAGCGAGACTGTTAGACACTATTATAAGGTTGCACGCTGTGGTTATAGCGAAGTGTCACCGCCTTACGATCATCTTGTTGTTGCACGCGATTGCACCAACGGTATTATGCAAAATTTACAGGGGGCATGGCCGCTTGTCAGCTTTGGCGATGACTTGATCAGACAGTACCGCTCGGGACAAACAGTTGTCGTTGAAGATGCCTTTGAAGACGCTCGGAGTAAGGGAAAGGAAGCGGACCTTGAATCAGCCGGAAATATTCGCTCCAGCATCTCCGTTCAACTGATAAAGCAAGGTAATTGGGTCGCATCGTTTTATGTTCAGGACACTGTGAGACGTTCTTGGACAGGCAACGAAGTAAACTTAATGGAAGAAATTGCTGAACGGACGTGGTCTGCATTGGAACGCGCCCGCACCGAAGCGGCTCTGCGGGAATCCGAAGAAAAATATCGATCGCTGTTTGAGTCGATCAACGATGGTTTTGCGCTGCTCGAAGTGCTGTATGACGATGACGATAAACCACTCGATTGTCGCTTCCTAGAAGTCAGTCCCTCATTTGAAACCCAAACCGGATTGACCCAAGTCCAAGGCAAAACCTTGAGAGAACTCATCCCGTCTGTTGAGTCAGGTTGGTTTGAACACTACCACCAAGCTCTTGTCACTAACGCACTGGTTCACTTTGAAATGTGGCAGGACTATCTCAAGACTTGGTTTGAAGTAGATGTGTTTCCCTACGGCAATCCGCAAGATCGAAAAGTGACGATCGTTTTCCAGAACATCAACGAACACAAACAAGCTGAAGCCGAACGACTGCAACTCATTCAAGAGCAAGCCGCCCGTGAACAAGAACGCCAACGTGCCGAGACTCTGGCAGAACTTGATCGCGTCAAAACCCTCTTCTTCAGCAACGTTAGCCACGAATTCCGTACACCCTTAACACTATCACTGGCTCCTCTGCAAGATATCTTAAGCGATCCCACTCATCCCCTCGATCCTGTTCAGGGAGAACGGCTAGAACTCGTTCACCGCAACAACCTCCGCTTATTGAAACTGGTTAACACCCTGCTCGATTTCTCCCGCATTGAAGCCGGGCGAATAGAAGCGGTTTATGAACCTACTGATTTAGCAATGTTCACAACAGAACTCACGAGTGTATTTCGCTCTGCTATCGAACGGGCAGACTTACAGTTGATTGTTGATTGCCCTCCCCTACCAGAACCCGTCTTTGTCGACCGACAGATGTGGGAAAAAATTGTTCTCAACCTGCTTTCTAATGCTTTTAAGTTCACCTTTAAAGGCGAAATACGGGTTAGTTTAGCTAACAATAATGATAATTGCGCTATCCTCCAAATCCAGGATACAGGGACTGGTATTGCTCCCGAACACCTGCCCCATCTGTTTGAGCGGTTCTATCAAGTTCGAGGCATTCAAGCGCGAACTCATGAAGGATCGGGAATCGGCCTTGCTCTTGTGTATGAACTGGTTCGACTGCATAGCGGCAGCATTGAAGTGAATAGCACTCTTGGAGAGGGGACTTGTTTTACAATCTCTCTACCGTTCGGAACAGAACACTTACCCAGTGATCGCCTTTTAGATGAAAGCGATGACCAACCCGTTCGCCCCTTAGCATCTACTACAATAGATAGTGTTGCCTATAGGCTAGAAGCCGAGCGATGGCTACCCAAAGATACGAATGAGGAACAAGATCTTGAATGTAGTCAAGAAGTTTCACTTACACCCTCTTCTTTCCTTGTGCTTTTAGTCGATGACAATGCTGATATGCGAAAGTATTTGACTCGTATCTTAAGTGAACACTTTCAAGTAGAGGCAGTCGCAGATGGGAAAACGGCTCTAGCAGTAGCTATTGAACAAGTCCCCGATCTTATCCTAAGTGACGTGATGATGCCAAGACTCGATGGAGTAGAGTTACTTCAAGCCTTGCGTTCTGACCCGCGCACAAAAGAAGTGCCCTTTATACTGCTTTCTGCTCGTGCCGGCGAGGAATCGATTATCAAAGGATTAGAAGCCGGAGCCGATGACTACTTAATAAAACCTTTTTCCGCTCAGGAATTAGTATCTCGTGTCAATGCTCATCTTCAGATGGCCAAACTTCGAGGGGAAGCACTCGATCATGAAAGAATGATCAGCCGTAGAAAAGACGAGTTGTTATCAACGGTTTCTCATGAATTAAATACTCCCCTAGTTGCTATTCTTGGTTGGACTCGGTTGTTACGCGGCACACCCCCAAGTCAACCCATGTTGACAAAAGCATTAGAGACGATCGAACGCAATGCCGCACTACAAGCGAAACTAATTCAAGACTTGCTCGATATTTCCCGAATTAATGCAGATAAACTGCTTTTGAGTCTTGAGCCTGTTGAAATAGGATCACTTATTGATATTGCGATCTCCACAGTCGCTCCTTTGGCCAGCACCAAGGGAATTGATCTCATCTGGCACAAAACTAATGAGGATGGAGACGCTAGTTCTGTAGTCGTAAAGGGCGATCCAGAGCGCCTAGTGCAAGTCATGGGCAATTTATTAACCAATGCTATTAAATTTACCCCCCCATCAGGGCGGGTGAGCGTTGAACTCTCAGTGATGCGGGATGACAATTTTGCCGACGGGGGTTATGCTAAAATTTCTGTTATTGATACTGGCATAGGCATTGCTGCTGAGTTCCTTCCCTATGTTTTTGAGCGCTTTCGTCAAGGAGAGGGTACAAATGGCGTGAAAGGATTGGGACTGGGTTTGGCGATCTCCCGTCATTTAATTCAACTTCATCAAGGTTCTATTTATGTTCAAAGTCAAGGAATAGGAAAAGGAGCAACTTTTGTGATAGAGTTACCTATCAATCAAAAATAA
- a CDS encoding ATP-binding response regulator — MIIPSESLNPLLESLFAGGGEMGALMRAYDWSQSQLGLIETWPQSLKTGIRIILGSRYPMFIWWGKNLINLYNDAYIPILGKRHPKALGRSANDIWSEIWHSLGPLAYEVLNNGNPSWNEELLEIMERNGYREEAYFTFSYSPIGRYEDGVGGIFCACTEDTLRVLDERRLRTLRDLGAETAHAKTVNEACQISANVLANNLKDIPFALFYLLDSGHQQVKLVSTTNLEVGTLVSPSVIELADEASDCWSLNSILATGENRVIHQLIDRFGSLPGGAWDESPNSAIALPLTRPGHETLGVLIAGISPYKPLDDDYRGFFDLVAAQVTTAIANTLAYEDERKRAEALVELDRAKTAFFSNVSHEFRTPLTLMLGPAEDALSDASNPLAPLQYERIKIIHRNGLRLLKLVNTLLDFSRIESERVQAVYEPTDLATFTAELASVFRSCIEKAALRLVVDCPLLAEPVYVDREMWEKIVLNLLSNAFKFTFSGEIKVSLRLVASEQEKLKDKRENFVFTPSSLPIFPYIELSVQDTGIGIPRAEIPHLFERFHRVKGAKGRTYEGSGIGLSLVLQLIKLHSGIVGVSSTLGEGSCFKVFIPSGSAHLPPERIGATPIRTSTAMSVSPYVEEALQWLTQETEFIESSKNQQDKKIILAPSYSHIPSPSKSRILLVDDNADMRHYVSRLLSERWQVETAANGAIALEMIAQQLPDLVLTDVMMPELDGFGLLNTLRADPITKSIPIILLSARAGKEATIEGLEAGADDYLIKPFSTYELIARVQTQLQMSRLRQEQSANRFKNEFLQTVTHELQAPLAAILSWARLLQSQSFDGKKTAQALASIERNATIEAKLVKDLLDVSSILSGKLRLQLQPVDLVPLTQDVITTLRQTAQAKQILLIERLPDPGKQVILTGDPERLKQIMSHLLSNAIKFTPNKGKVYIELDDLAFEARLRVTDTGIGISSNFLVHVFERFSQAEVPSRHSPGGVGIGLAIARYLVELHQGTIEVASGGEGRGATFTVRLPLINSTQLNSDAPVEKE; from the coding sequence ATGATAATCCCATCTGAGAGCCTAAATCCCTTGCTTGAAAGCCTTTTTGCAGGAGGGGGCGAGATGGGAGCTTTGATGAGAGCGTATGATTGGTCACAAAGCCAGCTCGGTCTTATCGAAACCTGGCCACAGAGCTTAAAAACAGGCATTCGAATTATTTTAGGCTCCCGCTACCCAATGTTTATCTGGTGGGGGAAAAACCTGATCAATTTATATAATGATGCTTATATTCCAATATTGGGTAAGCGGCATCCAAAAGCTTTAGGTAGATCGGCAAATGATATTTGGTCAGAGATTTGGCACTCGTTAGGACCATTGGCTTATGAGGTGCTTAATAACGGAAATCCCTCTTGGAACGAAGAATTATTGGAGATTATGGAGCGTAATGGCTATCGGGAAGAAGCCTACTTTACCTTCTCTTACAGTCCTATTGGGAGATATGAAGATGGCGTGGGAGGGATTTTTTGTGCCTGTACGGAAGATACTCTGCGAGTTTTGGATGAACGCCGTCTGAGGACGCTTCGGGATTTAGGTGCAGAGACGGCACACGCGAAAACGGTAAATGAAGCCTGCCAAATTTCTGCTAATGTATTAGCTAATAACCTTAAAGACATTCCCTTCGCCTTGTTTTATTTGCTTGATAGCGGTCATCAACAGGTTAAACTTGTCAGTACAACTAATTTAGAAGTCGGAACTCTTGTTAGCCCTAGTGTGATTGAGCTTGCCGATGAAGCATCCGACTGCTGGTCACTCAACTCGATTTTAGCCACTGGAGAAAACCGAGTCATTCATCAATTAATTGATCGCTTTGGTTCGCTTCCCGGGGGCGCGTGGGATGAATCCCCCAACAGCGCGATCGCCCTGCCTCTAACCCGACCCGGACACGAAACCCTAGGCGTTCTTATTGCTGGCATTAGCCCCTATAAACCGCTTGATGATGATTATCGAGGCTTTTTTGACTTGGTAGCCGCTCAAGTGACGACGGCAATCGCTAATACTTTAGCTTATGAGGATGAACGCAAACGGGCTGAGGCATTAGTCGAGTTAGACCGAGCCAAAACGGCTTTTTTCAGCAATGTCAGCCATGAATTTCGCACACCGCTTACCCTAATGCTCGGGCCTGCTGAAGATGCGTTAAGCGATGCCAGTAATCCCCTTGCACCTCTTCAATATGAGCGCATTAAAATCATACATCGTAACGGGTTACGCCTGCTGAAATTGGTTAACACTCTGCTCGATTTTTCGCGTATTGAAAGCGAGCGGGTTCAGGCAGTTTATGAGCCAACTGACCTAGCCACCTTTACGGCTGAACTAGCTAGTGTGTTTCGCTCTTGCATTGAAAAGGCTGCTCTGCGTTTGGTGGTCGATTGTCCTCTGCTCGCTGAACCTGTCTATGTTGATCGAGAAATGTGGGAAAAGATTGTCCTTAATTTGCTCTCAAACGCTTTCAAGTTTACTTTTAGTGGTGAGATCAAAGTAAGTTTGCGATTAGTAGCAAGCGAACAAGAAAAGTTAAAAGATAAAAGGGAAAATTTTGTCTTTACTCCTTCTTCATTGCCCATTTTCCCATATATTGAACTATCTGTACAAGACACAGGCATTGGCATTCCCCGCGCAGAAATTCCCCATTTGTTTGAGCGGTTTCACCGAGTAAAAGGAGCAAAAGGACGTACTTATGAAGGATCGGGAATTGGTTTATCCCTAGTTTTACAATTAATAAAACTGCATAGCGGAATAGTCGGGGTCAGTAGTACCCTTGGAGAAGGGAGTTGTTTTAAAGTGTTTATTCCGAGCGGCTCTGCCCATCTTCCTCCTGAACGGATTGGGGCAACTCCTATTCGAACCTCAACCGCCATGAGCGTGTCTCCCTACGTGGAGGAAGCCTTACAATGGCTTACCCAAGAGACGGAATTTATCGAATCGTCAAAAAATCAGCAAGATAAAAAGATTATTTTAGCACCCAGTTACTCTCACATTCCCTCACCGTCAAAAAGCCGAATATTGCTAGTGGATGACAACGCAGATATGCGCCATTACGTGAGCCGGTTGTTGAGCGAACGCTGGCAAGTTGAAACCGCCGCCAATGGAGCAATCGCTCTAGAAATGATTGCTCAACAACTGCCCGACTTAGTGCTGACAGATGTGATGATGCCAGAGCTAGACGGATTTGGTCTGCTCAATACACTTCGGGCTGATCCGATCACTAAAAGTATTCCCATTATTCTACTGTCTGCAAGGGCAGGAAAAGAAGCAACCATTGAAGGATTAGAAGCAGGAGCCGATGATTATTTAATTAAACCTTTCAGTACCTACGAACTAATAGCGCGGGTCCAGACCCAACTACAAATGTCACGTTTGCGCCAGGAGCAATCGGCTAATCGTTTTAAAAATGAATTCCTCCAGACTGTAACTCATGAATTACAAGCTCCTCTTGCAGCGATTCTCAGTTGGGCACGTTTATTACAAAGTCAATCTTTCGACGGGAAAAAGACGGCTCAAGCACTGGCTTCTATTGAGCGCAATGCCACGATTGAAGCCAAATTAGTCAAAGATTTGCTGGATGTTTCTAGCATTCTCTCGGGAAAGCTTCGACTACAACTTCAACCGGTCGATCTGGTTCCTCTAACACAAGATGTTATTACTACACTGCGTCAAACGGCTCAAGCAAAGCAAATTCTACTCATAGAGAGATTACCTGATCCAGGTAAACAGGTTATACTTACAGGAGATCCCGAACGGCTCAAACAAATTATGAGTCATTTGCTATCCAATGCTATCAAATTCACTCCTAATAAAGGAAAAGTCTACATTGAGTTAGACGACTTGGCTTTTGAGGCCCGACTCCGTGTTACTGATACCGGTATCGGCATTAGTTCAAATTTTCTTGTCCATGTTTTTGAGCGTTTCAGTCAAGCTGAAGTACCTAGCCGTCATTCACCCGGAGGGGTGGGCATTGGACTAGCGATCGCCCGTTATCTAGTAGAATTACATCAAGGGACAATCGAGGTAGCAAGTGGGGGAGAAGGGCGAGGGGCAACATTTACTGTCAGATTACCCTTAATCAACTCTACTCAACTGAACTCTGATGCCCCAGTTGAGAAGGAATAA
- a CDS encoding response regulator, with protein sequence MSDEKLRQYIETLRQLIAAEEEKQELIAFSESVVALDGLQLYIEEMQTKLEIASCLEQKLIEQNQRIVTAYQHYYDLFHTSPLGYLVTDAKGLITEANQMIAKWLNVPQHYLVGKPLVVYVDHSERSAFYTKLDELSQKREIQHWQTILCPRHQEPFSALLQVLSLRNDSGSIETLRIGVHNLIQIQQAEFLIAQPPYPKAISTKEKVSKLTLSQSLNGLQVLVVDDEADAREFISAVLESAGIRVRAVASAAAALKELEQFQADVLVSDIRMPDKDGYSLIRQIRELESQIGGHIPAVAITAYLDETREKVISAGFEAHLHKLAQPRDLIDMVTQLARRTYSQ encoded by the coding sequence ATGAGTGACGAAAAGTTGAGACAATATATCGAAACGTTGCGACAGCTAATTGCCGCCGAGGAAGAAAAACAAGAATTGATTGCTTTTTCAGAAAGCGTAGTCGCACTTGACGGTTTACAACTGTATATAGAAGAGATGCAGACGAAGTTGGAAATAGCCTCTTGCCTGGAGCAAAAGCTTATAGAGCAAAATCAACGAATTGTCACAGCTTACCAACATTACTACGACTTATTTCACACTTCACCTTTAGGCTATTTAGTGACCGATGCTAAAGGGTTAATCACAGAAGCCAACCAGATGATAGCTAAATGGCTAAACGTACCACAACACTATTTAGTCGGTAAACCTTTAGTTGTGTATGTAGATCATAGTGAACGCTCAGCTTTTTATACCAAGTTGGATGAGCTTTCTCAAAAAAGGGAAATACAACATTGGCAAACGATATTATGTCCACGACACCAAGAACCATTTAGTGCCCTGTTGCAAGTGCTAAGCCTCCGTAATGACTCAGGTTCGATTGAAACTCTACGAATAGGGGTACATAACTTAATTCAAATTCAACAAGCAGAGTTTCTAATCGCTCAACCCCCCTACCCGAAAGCAATTTCTACAAAAGAAAAAGTGTCTAAACTTACTCTGTCTCAATCTCTAAACGGATTGCAGGTGCTAGTTGTTGATGATGAAGCGGATGCTCGGGAATTCATCAGTGCCGTTTTAGAATCTGCGGGAATTCGTGTCAGAGCAGTAGCAAGTGCGGCAGCCGCACTAAAAGAATTAGAGCAATTTCAGGCCGATGTATTGGTGAGTGACATTCGTATGCCCGATAAAGATGGCTATAGCTTGATTCGCCAAATACGCGAGCTTGAGTCTCAAATCGGAGGACATATTCCAGCAGTCGCCATTACCGCTTATTTAGACGAAACTCGGGAAAAAGTTATTAGTGCTGGATTTGAAGCCCATTTGCACAAGCTGGCTCAACCAAGGGATTTGATTGATATGGTAACTCAATTAGCCCGACGCACTTATAGTCAATAG